In Daphnia magna isolate NIES linkage group LG7, ASM2063170v1.1, whole genome shotgun sequence, a single genomic region encodes these proteins:
- the LOC116928055 gene encoding protein-lysine N-methyltransferase EEF2KMT isoform X1, which yields MLQKFTNSFFARTPISKLDWQLIDENLSQSSELDLLNGNEDQMFHCQENILNATVNHPLNLKYPLPEIYIHSFLKALINKVEKYPCEIHYQVLEKYTNLVCKNLSDIESGYRTFIIDESTSISLKENISIISDGTTGLCTWQAAFHLAEWCIANRERISGMAVIELGSGAGLVGLTCYKMCQPRFITLTDFHPKVIETLRYNLKNNEVITSRSGSLIQVQALDWMEFSRNGNDLEADLIVASDIVYEEELIPFLVGTLVKLLQPKRNVNKLPSAIIACTERNEETLERFLSELGSRPPRGRHNTIKKLTTVKVTDLFVSSFAKEKKIFQQNERQKKKILHGRRGSYYIRTDELTR from the exons ATGCTGCAAAAATTCACAAACAGTTTTTTTGCTAGAACACCGATCTCGAAACTAGATTGGCAG TTGatcgacgaaaatctaagtcAAAGCTCTGAGTTAGATCTACTAAATGGAAATGAAGATCAGATGTTCCactgtcaagaaaatattcTGAATGCTACAGTGAATCATCCTCTCAATTTGAAATATCCACTGCCAGAAATTTATATTCATAGCTTCCTCAAAGCCCTTATCAATAAG GTGGAAAAATACCCGTGTGAAATTCACTACCAAGTTTTGGAAAAGTATACCAACCTAGTATGTAAAAATCTGTCTGATATAGAATCTGGGTATCGAACATTTATAATTGATGAGAGCACAAGCATTAGTCTGAAAGAAAACATCAGCATCATATCAGATGGTACCACAGGGCTCTGCACATGGCag GCGGCTTTTCATTTGGCTGAATGGTGTATTGCAAACCGCGAAAGGATTAGCGGGATGGCGGTCATCGAACTCGGATCAGGGGCGGGCCTTGTTGGTCTTACATGCTATAAAATGTGCCAACCTCGATTTATAACTTTGACTGATTTTCACCCAAAAGTAATAGAGACGCTTCGTTACAAcctgaaaaataatgaagtaATCACATCACGAAGTGGTTCGTTGATTCAAGTTCAGGCGTTAGATTGGATGGAGTTTAGTAGAAATGGAAATGACTTAGAGGCAGATCTAATTGTAGCCTCAG ACATCGTTTATGAAGAAGAGTTGATTCCCTTCCTGGTAGGAACACTTGTGAAATTACTTCAGCCAAAGCGTAATGTGAATAAGTTACCCTCTGCTATCATCGCCTGCACGGAGCGGAACGAAGAGACACTGGAGCGCTTTTTGTCCGAACTGG GAAGtcggccaccaagaggcaGACACAACACGATCAAAAAATTGACAACTGTGAAAGTAACGGACCTTTTCGTGTCGTCGTTTgccaaggaaaaaaaaatcttccaGCAAAATgaacggcaaaaaaaaaaaatacttcatGGCCGGCGCGGGTCGTATTACATAAGAACTGATGAATTAACGAGGTGA
- the LOC116928055 gene encoding protein-lysine N-methyltransferase EEF2KMT isoform X2 — MLQKFTNSFFARTPISKLDWQLIDENLSQSSELDLLNGNEDQMFHCQENILNATVNHPLNLKYPLPEIYIHSFLKALINKVEKYPCEIHYQVLEKYTNLVCKNLSDIESGYRTFIIDESTSISLKENISIISDGTTGLCTWQAAFHLAEWCIANRERISGMAVIELGSGAGLVGLTCYKMCQPRFITLTDFHPKVIETLRYNLKNNEVITSRSGSLIQVQALDWMEFSRNGNDLEADLIVASDIVYEEELIPFLVGTLVKLLQPKRNVNKLPSAIIACTERNEETLERFLSELACRSLKYVHLEHAPVVFACERNYPVRIYEIKPILS, encoded by the exons ATGCTGCAAAAATTCACAAACAGTTTTTTTGCTAGAACACCGATCTCGAAACTAGATTGGCAG TTGatcgacgaaaatctaagtcAAAGCTCTGAGTTAGATCTACTAAATGGAAATGAAGATCAGATGTTCCactgtcaagaaaatattcTGAATGCTACAGTGAATCATCCTCTCAATTTGAAATATCCACTGCCAGAAATTTATATTCATAGCTTCCTCAAAGCCCTTATCAATAAG GTGGAAAAATACCCGTGTGAAATTCACTACCAAGTTTTGGAAAAGTATACCAACCTAGTATGTAAAAATCTGTCTGATATAGAATCTGGGTATCGAACATTTATAATTGATGAGAGCACAAGCATTAGTCTGAAAGAAAACATCAGCATCATATCAGATGGTACCACAGGGCTCTGCACATGGCag GCGGCTTTTCATTTGGCTGAATGGTGTATTGCAAACCGCGAAAGGATTAGCGGGATGGCGGTCATCGAACTCGGATCAGGGGCGGGCCTTGTTGGTCTTACATGCTATAAAATGTGCCAACCTCGATTTATAACTTTGACTGATTTTCACCCAAAAGTAATAGAGACGCTTCGTTACAAcctgaaaaataatgaagtaATCACATCACGAAGTGGTTCGTTGATTCAAGTTCAGGCGTTAGATTGGATGGAGTTTAGTAGAAATGGAAATGACTTAGAGGCAGATCTAATTGTAGCCTCAG ACATCGTTTATGAAGAAGAGTTGATTCCCTTCCTGGTAGGAACACTTGTGAAATTACTTCAGCCAAAGCGTAATGTGAATAAGTTACCCTCTGCTATCATCGCCTGCACGGAGCGGAACGAAGAGACACTGGAGCGCTTTTTGTCCGAACTGG CATGTCGTAGTCTCAAGTACGTGCATTTAGAGCATGCTCCAGTGGTTTTTGCCTGTGAACGGAATTATCCAGTTAGAATTTATGAAATAAAGCCCATTCTAAGTTGA